In one Synechococcales cyanobacterium T60_A2020_003 genomic region, the following are encoded:
- the lepA gene encoding elongation factor 4, producing MTDVPVSRIRNFSIIAHIDHGKSTLADRLLQVTETVSDRDMKAQFLDSMDLERERGITIKLQAARMNYTAKDGQQYVLNLIDTPGHVDFSYEVSRSLAACEGALLVVDASQGVEAQTLANVYLALEHNLEIIPVLNKIDLPGAEPERVKSEIEEIIGLDCSGAILASAKEGIGVPEILESIVYLVPPPQDTVSEPLRALIFDSYYDAYRGVIVYFRVMDGVVRKGDRVRLMASGKEYEIDELGVLSPTQVQVDELHAGEVGYFAAAIKSVEDARVGDTITLAKSPAPAPLPGYTEAKPMVFCGLFPTDSDQFEDLREALEKLRLNDAALQYEPETSSAMGFGFRCGFLGLLHMEIVQERLEREYGLDLIATAPSVIYKVNMLDGSVVMVDNPSLLPDPQARESIEEPYVQVEMITPEEYVGTLMELGQSRRGMFKDMKYLTQGRTTLTYEIPLAEVVTDFFDQMKSRSRGYASMEYHLIGYRQNPLVKLDILINGDPVDPLATIVHRDKAYYVGKALVEKLKELIPRHQFKIPVQAAIGSRVVASESIPALRKDVLAKCYGGDISRKKKLLQKQAKGKKRLKSIGTVDVPQEAFMAVLKI from the coding sequence ATGACTGACGTACCTGTCTCTCGCATTCGCAACTTTTCAATCATCGCCCACATTGATCACGGCAAATCGACCCTTGCCGATCGATTGCTGCAAGTCACGGAAACCGTGAGCGATCGCGACATGAAGGCGCAATTCCTAGATTCCATGGATCTAGAGCGAGAGCGCGGCATCACGATTAAGCTTCAGGCCGCCCGCATGAACTACACCGCCAAGGACGGTCAGCAGTACGTTCTCAATCTGATCGACACACCCGGACATGTCGATTTTTCCTACGAGGTCTCGCGATCGCTCGCCGCCTGTGAAGGGGCGTTGCTGGTGGTTGATGCCTCTCAGGGGGTAGAGGCGCAGACCTTGGCGAACGTGTATTTGGCGCTAGAACACAACCTCGAAATTATTCCCGTACTCAATAAAATTGACCTCCCTGGAGCTGAGCCAGAGCGGGTCAAGAGCGAGATTGAAGAAATCATTGGTCTGGACTGTAGCGGTGCAATTTTGGCGTCTGCAAAAGAGGGAATCGGCGTTCCCGAAATTCTGGAGTCGATTGTGTACTTGGTGCCGCCGCCCCAGGACACCGTCAGTGAACCGCTGCGGGCGTTAATTTTTGACAGTTACTATGATGCCTATCGCGGTGTAATCGTCTACTTCCGGGTGATGGATGGTGTGGTTCGCAAGGGCGATCGCGTCCGGCTGATGGCATCAGGCAAGGAATACGAAATTGATGAACTGGGCGTTCTTTCCCCGACTCAGGTTCAGGTGGATGAACTCCATGCGGGCGAGGTGGGCTACTTTGCCGCAGCGATCAAATCAGTAGAAGATGCGCGAGTCGGCGATACCATTACCCTCGCCAAGTCCCCGGCTCCGGCTCCGCTGCCGGGATATACTGAAGCCAAGCCAATGGTGTTCTGTGGCCTCTTTCCCACGGATTCGGATCAGTTTGAAGATTTGCGGGAAGCCCTAGAAAAACTGCGACTCAACGATGCTGCCCTGCAATACGAGCCGGAAACCTCTAGCGCCATGGGCTTTGGCTTCCGGTGCGGCTTTTTGGGACTGCTCCACATGGAAATTGTCCAGGAACGCCTAGAACGGGAATACGGGCTGGACCTGATTGCGACGGCTCCATCCGTAATCTACAAGGTCAATATGCTAGACGGTAGCGTGGTGATGGTAGATAATCCCAGCCTGCTGCCCGATCCTCAAGCACGCGAAAGTATTGAAGAACCCTACGTTCAGGTGGAAATGATCACCCCTGAAGAATACGTGGGCACGCTCATGGAACTGGGGCAAAGCCGTCGGGGGATGTTCAAGGATATGAAGTACCTCACCCAAGGGCGCACGACCCTGACCTACGAAATTCCCCTCGCAGAAGTCGTGACGGATTTCTTTGACCAAATGAAGTCGCGATCGCGCGGTTATGCCAGTATGGAATACCACCTGATTGGCTATCGCCAGAATCCGCTGGTGAAATTAGATATTTTGATTAACGGCGATCCGGTTGATCCCCTGGCTACCATCGTCCATCGCGATAAGGCGTATTACGTAGGCAAGGCGTTGGTTGAAAAGCTGAAAGAGTTAATTCCTCGCCATCAGTTTAAGATTCCCGTCCAGGCCGCCATTGGATCTCGTGTAGTCGCCAGTGAAAGCATTCCCGCTCTGCGAAAAGACGTGTTGGCGAAGTGTTACGGTGGCGACATCAGCCGGAAGAAAAAGCTGTTGCAGAAGCAGGCCAAGGGTAAGAAGCGTCTGAAGTCGATTGGAACCGTGGACGTTCCCCAAGAGGCATTTATGGCGGTGCTGAAAATTTGA
- a CDS encoding GAF domain-containing protein → MPVTLSDSQRFATASELSSADKHYPDLVLIQDAGGQCLSFYCKYCNQLSLSPNALVGHPLETDFAPAIAAPYLERLQYVVEYSVPQQFRYPFQCGDRYLVFDLTISPVLMPHPSLPIAMVSGEWVNEVKKIDAFALVDQLGRIAPPLSPEHRRKLLSYVSRDVGRSLDLDTIHQKTVDGLGDLLALDRCLLCHYKPDDPILNVVAEFHRPALDSMLASEIELDEQSPLWAVLQERQPQILSAAAIGLSDLSGSVLAVATYHKEQSNGLILMHVASPSPTWMQGDLQIVQDLADQIGTNIAHATVFAESQSLAAELQRANTSLQQKHLELQRANISLEEAHQQAEEASRLKSEFLANTSHELRTPLNGMIGFLKLILDGMADDPEEQQEFIQEAYRSAIHLLNIINDILDIAKIEAGKMDLARDPINLDELMQDVYRRTCKQAEQKNLSLEVRTPDIRDPVILLGDYQRLLQVMLNLVGNSIKFTNEGEIIISTEILPEKEVVRGEERRFARISVADTGIGVSLEKQDKLFQNFSQIDSSRTRQYGGTGLGLAISQKLVAAMDGVVNFFSLGEGLGATVTFTVPLFQDPIMVLNDSTDSSELLKPGN, encoded by the coding sequence TTGCCCGTGACTCTCTCTGATTCCCAAAGATTTGCAACCGCCTCTGAGCTGTCATCGGCAGACAAGCACTATCCAGATCTGGTCCTCATTCAAGATGCAGGGGGACAATGCTTATCGTTCTACTGCAAGTACTGCAATCAATTGAGCCTGTCTCCTAATGCATTGGTTGGCCATCCACTAGAAACCGATTTCGCCCCAGCGATTGCCGCTCCGTATTTGGAGCGCTTGCAGTACGTCGTTGAATATTCTGTACCGCAGCAATTTCGCTACCCATTTCAATGTGGCGATCGCTACTTGGTGTTTGATCTCACCATTAGCCCCGTCTTGATGCCCCATCCGTCCCTGCCCATCGCAATGGTGTCTGGAGAATGGGTCAATGAAGTGAAGAAAATCGATGCCTTTGCCCTGGTCGATCAACTGGGTCGGATTGCGCCTCCCCTCAGCCCTGAGCACCGACGCAAGCTTCTGTCCTACGTGAGCCGCGATGTCGGGCGATCGCTGGATCTAGACACTATTCATCAAAAAACGGTCGATGGGCTGGGGGATCTGCTTGCTCTTGATCGCTGTTTACTGTGCCACTACAAGCCCGATGATCCCATCTTGAACGTCGTCGCTGAATTTCATCGCCCAGCGTTGGATTCCATGCTGGCGTCTGAGATTGAACTGGATGAACAAAGTCCCCTCTGGGCTGTACTTCAAGAGCGACAACCGCAAATTTTATCCGCAGCGGCGATCGGGCTCAGCGATTTATCCGGTTCAGTCCTTGCCGTTGCAACGTACCACAAAGAGCAGTCTAATGGCCTGATTTTGATGCATGTTGCCAGTCCAAGTCCGACCTGGATGCAAGGAGATTTACAGATTGTTCAGGATCTGGCAGACCAAATTGGCACCAACATCGCCCATGCCACGGTGTTTGCCGAGTCTCAGAGCTTAGCGGCGGAATTGCAGCGAGCCAACACATCGTTACAACAGAAACACTTAGAACTCCAGCGTGCAAACATCTCCCTAGAAGAAGCCCACCAGCAAGCCGAAGAAGCATCGCGGCTGAAAAGTGAGTTCCTGGCAAATACCTCTCACGAACTGCGAACCCCATTAAACGGCATGATTGGCTTTTTGAAGCTGATTTTAGACGGAATGGCGGATGACCCCGAAGAGCAGCAGGAATTTATCCAAGAAGCCTATCGTTCTGCTATTCACCTGCTGAATATTATTAACGACATCTTGGACATCGCTAAGATCGAAGCAGGCAAGATGGATCTAGCCCGCGATCCCATCAATCTAGATGAATTGATGCAGGATGTGTATCGTCGAACCTGTAAACAGGCGGAGCAGAAGAATCTCAGCCTAGAAGTTCGCACCCCAGATATTCGCGATCCAGTCATTCTTTTGGGAGACTATCAACGCCTGCTGCAGGTGATGCTAAATCTGGTTGGGAATTCGATTAAATTTACCAATGAAGGTGAAATCATTATTTCCACTGAGATTTTGCCGGAAAAAGAAGTGGTTCGAGGAGAAGAACGGCGATTTGCGCGAATTAGCGTTGCCGATACGGGCATCGGTGTTTCGCTGGAAAAACAGGATAAGCTGTTCCAGAATTTTAGTCAGATCGACAGTTCCCGCACGCGTCAGTACGGAGGTACGGGATTAGGGCTTGCTATTTCTCAGAAGCTAGTAGCGGCAATGGATGGCGTCGTGAATTTCTTTAGTTTGGGTGAGGGACTAGGTGCAACGGTTACCTTCACTGTGCCCCTCTTCCAAGATCCGATTATGGTATTGAACGATTCTACCGACTCATCAGAACTGCTGAAGCCCGGAAATTAG